A single region of the Oryzias latipes chromosome 19, ASM223467v1 genome encodes:
- the cd79b gene encoding B-cell antigen receptor complex-associated protein beta chain — protein sequence MCWIQAGWCMLVLISVSAALQISQKPRFYGVKTGSNVKIFCESKEQRGKGNVFWYKIDKYDETDVDKYPLKMDERFRPQNSSSKSVISTLTILNTREEDTGVYFCKADTTWGPGTEIRVVKHIDFNKAQHMSKLKDGLIILQGLLLAVCIAAILLRKHKQFEKSDSMYEEPEMDHIYEGLVIETCGDLYEDLTLYSQPEIAEAPWE from the exons ATGTGCTGGATTCAAGCTGGATGGTGTATGCTTGTGCTGATCAGTGTATCag ctgctctgcagatcaGCCAGAAACCACGGTTCTACGGCGTGAAGACCGGCAGCAACGTGAAAATCTTTTGTGAATCAAAGGAACAAAGAGGGAAGGGAAATGTGTTTTGGTACAAGATTGACAAATATGATGAGACGGATGTGGATAAATACCCATTAAAGATGGATGAGAGGTTCAGACctcaaaacagcagcagcaaaagcGTGATTTCTACCCTTACCATCTTGAATACTAGAGAAGAAGACACCGGAGTTTACTTCTGCAAAGCTGACACAACTTGGGGACCTGGAACTGAAATTCGAGTTGTCA AACACATCGACTTTAATAAGGCACAACACATGAGCAAGTTGAAGGATGGTCTCATCATTTTACAGGGTCTGCTGTTGGCTGTGTGTATTGCTGCTATTCTGCTACGCAAACACAAACAG TTTGAAAAGAGTGACAGCATGTATGAAGAGCCAGAAATGGACCACATCTATGag GGTTTGGTGATTGAAACATGTGGAGATCTATATGAGGACCTGACGCTGTATTCCCAGCCCGAGATAGCCGAGGCCCCGTGGGAGTGA